One Pseudoalteromonas ulvae UL12 genomic window, TGCATCACCTACACCACAGCAATTAGAACAGTTTAAAAAGTTACCGAAATCTCAACAAAAAGTTCTCGCAAAGCAATATGGTATTGACCTAGATTCGCTTAATAAAAAATCAAGTGGCGATGAACCTGGGTCAGGAGTTGATACTCAAACTGTTTTTCCTCGAATCGAAGAGCTCGATACAGAAGAAGAAAAGCTAGATAAAAAATTTAAGCCAGAAGTCGAAGAGTTGAAGCCATTTGGGTATGAGCTTTTTGCAGGTGAACCGATGTCTTTTACACCAAGTGAGACAGCGGCTGTACCAGACACTTACATTGTGGGACGTGGTGATGAGTTTCAAATAAACTTATACGGTAAAGAAAATCAAATGTATGACGTGGCTGTTGATCGGGAAGGACGCTTAGCCATTCCTGATTTAACGCCTGTCCACGTAGCTGGGCTTAGTTTTGCTGAAGTTAAAGAGCTGATAAAAACTAAAATCACTCAAGAAATAATCGGTGTAAAGGCTTTTGTATCGCTTGGTAAATTACGCTCAATGCGAGTAATGGTTTTAGGCGAAGCTTATAAACCTGGTTCATATACTGTTTCTTCTTTGTCGTCTTTGAGTCATGCTTTGTTTGTTGCGGGCGGCGTCAGTGATATTGGGTCGCTACGAAACATTCAACTAAAACGTGCTGGAGTAACGATTACAACATTGGATTATTATGATTTATTAATCCGAGGTGATAGTTCAAATGACGTGATGCTTAAAGCCGGTGATGTGGTTTTTGTGCCAGCTGTTGGTAAGCAAGTTACTATTTCAGGTTTGGTGAAACGCCCTGCGATTTTTGAATTAAAAGACAATGAAACAGCTGAAGATTTAATTAAAATGGCTGGTGGGTTTAAAGCAGAGGCCTTCCCGCAAAAAACCTTGGTGGAGCGCTACACTGGCAATAGTTTTAAAACGGTTTTAACTCTCGATTTCTCACAAAAACCAGTTGATTATTATCCGCAAGATGGGGATGCCATTAAAATTCAGGCTTCATCCAAAGAACTTGAAAACGCAGTCACCTTAATGGGAGCTGTGGCACATCCTGGAAATTATGCTTGGCAAAAAGGAGATCGTGTATCAAGCCTTATTTCATCTTTAAAGACTGATGTACTGCCTATTGCTGATTTTGATTATTCTTTAATTGTTCGCGAGAAAAATATCAATGGAGAAATAGAGGTTTTACAATTTTCATTGTTGGAAGCAAACAAAGATCCTTCATTTGATATAGAATTACAGCCTCGAGATGTGATTGTAGTTCTTAGTCGCTTTGAAGAGAAAGTGGATGAAAAACGCGTGCTTTCAAATATGGCATACACCGAAGATCAAATAGCATTACAAGAAAAAGTTGAGCTTTGGCAGCAATATGAAAATCGAAAATTTCAAGAGTACATTGGTATTTATATTGAAGAGAAAGAGCTTAAAGAAAAAGATGTAGATAGCCTGACTCAGTTATTAAAGGGTGAAAAAGAAGAGCTGAAAGAAGATGAATACTCTCTCTTTAGCCGTCAGTTATTATTGAAACCGATTTTACTTAAGTTGCAACAACAAGCTTCCTCAGGAAATGAAGCACAATTGATTGCAGTGAATGGCAAAGTGCGTTTTCCAGGGGTGTACCCGCTAGTAAAAAATGCTCATGTTGCAGATGCTATATCTGCCGCAGGTGGATTACTAGAATCTGCGTTTTTAGATAGAGCCGAAATAACTCGCTTATCACAAAATAGCGTTAATAAAGTACAACACATTGACTTCAGTATTGAATCCGCACTTAACAATAAGTCAGATAATCAATATCGTCTTCAGAGTAAGGATTCACTGAATGTTTTTTCAGTGCCCAATTGGCAAGAGGAAGTGTCAGTACAGTTGATTGGTGAAGTTCGTTTTCCAGGTACTTATTCAATTAAACGTGGTGAAACGCTTGATAGTGTGCTGAACAGGGCTGGCGGTTTTACCGAGTTTTCGGCTCCGGAAGGTGCTATTTTTACTCGAGAATCAATACGTTTAAAAGAACGGGCACAGCTAAAAAAATTATCAGAGGATTTACGCCGCGAAATTGCATCACGAAGTTTTCAAAATTCAGTGACAGATTCATCATTGAGCTATGATGATACCAATAAACTTTTAGAAGACTTATCTGAAGTGGAGGCTCTAGGGCGTCTAGTTATAGATATTAATGAGATTTACAACGGTTCGCAATCACTTGAACTTGAAAATGGCGATGCTTTATATGTACCAGCGGTTCAAAATACGATTAATGTGATTGGCGAGGTTAATTTAGCAACTTCTCACTTATATAATAAAGAGATGACCTTAGAATCGTATATTGCAGCTAGTGGTGGTTTCAAACAGAGAGCTGATGAAGAGCGAGTCTATATTATAAAAGCTAATGGGTCGGTACAAATGCCAAATGAAGGGCGTTGGTTTTCTGTCTCTTCAAATTATACACTTGCAGCTGGTGATACAATTGTTGTTCCGCTCGATGCGGAACATATGGATAGCCTTACATTATGGAGTACTGTAACGAGTATTATCTATAACTTAGGTACTGCAGCTGCGTCGTTATCAGTACTAATAAAATAAGGTTACAGGCATTTTAAAAACGATGAATAAGGTTATTTGAGTTAAGAGTATTCTAGGCTTTAAAACTTTTGTTCGATTAAATAGAGATTAATGGTTTTTTCGTGCGTTAGTCTCTATTTAGGTACTTTAAGGTGCTGTTTTTTACTAATTTTATTTTATAAATTTGTATTTCTCATTACCTGCATTACAATATTAACCACAATTGGAATTGTATTTTATATTATGTTTACAGAAACATTAACGGTCTTTTTTGCTTTTCTTGCATCATATATCGCGATCATTACTATCAAACCTTTGGCAATAAAAGTTGGCCTTGTTGATGAGCCTTGCAGTCGAAAAAAGCATATCGGGTCAATTCCATTAATCGGTGGAGTAAGTATATTTGCATCGGTATTAATATCCGTTTTGATTTTTTTTCCTCTTGATAAGCCTTTAGTTAGCTACCTCGTTTGTGCAGGTGCGATTGTAATGTTGGGTGTGATTGATGATTACCGCCAATTAGGTGTGAAGATTCGATTATGTATTCAGACTTTAGTTGCACTTGTAATGATGTGGGGTTCAGATATTTATATCCATAACTTAGGTGATTTATTCGCAACAGGTGATATAGACCTTGCTTGGATCGGTATTCCATTCACTATTATTAGCGTTATCGCGGCTATCAATGCATTTAATATGATCGATGGAATTGATGGTTTAGCTGGCTCATTAAGTATTTCAACCCTTGTATCTGTATTTTTATTAATGTTGTTTAGCGGTAGCTTTTCTATTACATCGCTTCCTTTGATTATTATAGCCACGATAGTTCCTTATCTGGCTTTTAACTTAGGTGTAAAAGGCCATCGGAATAAAAAAATATTTATGGGTGATGCTGGCTCAATGTTTATTGGCTTGAGCGTGGTGTGGTTTTTGATGGTTTGTACTCAGGGAGAAAGCATTGCTTTTAGACCAGTTACCGCATTATGGATTATTGCAATTCCACTGATGGATATGATGGCAATCATAATTCGCCGGTTGCGCAAAGGGCAATCTCCTTTTATGGCTGACCGAGATCATCTACATCATGTCTTTATGCGTATTGGGTTTAGCCCACGCAGAGCGCTTTCTGTGATTATAATGTTTTCCATGGTGATGAGTGGCATTGGTATTCTCGGTGAGTTGCTGTTGATTCCTGATATAATCATGTTGAGCTTTTTTGTATTAGTTTTTATCGCGTACTCAGCGTGCATTCAACATTGCTGGAGAGTAGCTCGTTTTTTAAGACGTTACAAAAAATAGGTTTTTGTAACGTGCTTTAGCTATAGGTAAGGGCATATATTAAATAGTAGAAACTTGTTTCAATGATTCTTCTCCCATCGACAGCAATTATCAATGTTGATAGTATCAAGCCCATCGCTTTCAATTCATATTTAAAGATTAATTTGTATTATGAAAAATAAACAAAGTTGTAGGCAGTCAGGTTTTACTATGATGGAACTTCTGATTGTTATTGTTATATTGGGATTATTAATGTCTTTGGTTGCGCCAAAGTTCTTTTCAAAATTAAGTTCATCGGAAAGAAAAATAGCTGCGGCACAAATGGCTGCTTTTGAAACAGCAATCGATACTTATCGATTAGACTTAGGTAAATACCCGACTGAGTTATCGCAATTAAGAAAAAGTGACGAGCCTCGCTGGGATGGCCCATATCTACCAAAAGATATACCGCTTGATCCTTGGGGAAATCCTTATATTTACAAAGTCCCAGGCACTGATAATAATCCATACGAGTTAAAATCCTATGGAAGTGACGGTAAAGAAGGTGGTGCGGATAATAACGCAGATATTATTCATCAATAATGAAAATTCAATCACTACTTCAAGAGCAGTTCAAAGTTCCACCGAATGATATTGAACGAGCTTTAAGCTATCAAAAAAAATATGGCGGACGCATAGAGCAAATCTTGGTCAACATGGGGAGTTTACCTGATGACCAAGTCGCCCCATTACTCAGTCAGTATCTAGATGTGCCTATTTACAAGCAAAATGTTGATTTTGAACCTATTGAATTATCTGACGAAGACAGAGATTTGTTTATCAGTAATGCTTGGGTACCAATCAGAGTAATCGAGAATGGTTTTGTCTTTGTTTGTAAAGACCCTCTGAATTTACAAATTAATGAATGGCTAACTCTCCACAATAAAACTTGTGAATTATTTATAGCTTCAGAAAGTGATATTCAGTTTTTAATAAGCAAATATGAACAATCAGATTTAACAAATTTAGAAGATAACTTTTCGGGAGATGAAGAAGAGCGACTAAAAGAGCTTGCGACAGAAGCACCTACAGTGAATTTATTGAACTCTTTAATTAGCCGCGCATTGAGACAAGGTGCATCAGATATGCACTTAGAGCCATTTCAAGGGCGCTATCGAGCACGTTTTAGGATAGATGGTGTGTTGCATGAAGTTGAATCTATTTCTGCGAGAATGCAGTTACCAATAGTCACTCGATTAAAAATCTTATCAGGAATGGATATTGCTGAAAAGCGACGCCCGCAAGACGGTAAGATTGAAATGAAAATTGCAAATCAAGAGTTGGATATCCGTGTGTCTGCGCTTCCTTTAAATGATGGTGAATCAATGGTGATGCGTTTTCTACGAAAAGAAAACGTTCAATATGATATGAGTGTGCTTGGTTTATCGGCTGACATTGAATCTATGATAAGAGAGGATATTAAAACGACAGCTGGTGTTGTGCTTTTAACTGGGCCAACAGGCTCAGGTAAAACGACTACACTTTATACTTTTTTAAATGCCTTAAATAATAACGATGTTAAGATTATCACGCTAGAAGATCCTGTTGAGTACCAACTACCAGGTATTAATCAAGTCCAAGTGAAAAGTGAAATAGGCTTTGATTTTTCGGCTGGTTTAAGAAGTATCGTGAGGCAAGATCCTGACATTATTATGCTTGGCGAAATACGTGATAAAGAAACCGCTCAAATTGCATTGCAGTCAGCATTAACCGGTCATTTAGTGTTCTCTACCGTGCACACTAACGATGCAGCCAGTGCCTATACACGTCTACTTGATTTAGGTGTAGAAGAATTTTTACTCAATGCTGCCTTAGTATCTATTGTTGCCCAACGCTTGGCTCGTAAAGTCTGCACACACTGCAGCCAGCCGCATCCTGATCAAGAACACCTTATCGCGAAATACGATCTCATTAACTTTGCCAAAAAATTCAATATAGAAAATATTAAATTAAGTAAAGGCGTTGGTTGTAACGCTTGCTCACATACAGGTTACAAAGGGCGAATGGCTGTGACTGAGTATCTGCGTTGTGATGATGCAATAAAGGGCATGCCAAAAGATTCTGATTTTATACCCAAAGCTAAAGCACATAATAATAGCCTTAACAGACGAACTTTGTTAGAAGATGGTTTGTTTAAGGCTATCTTGGGACATACTACAATTGAAGAAGTTGTAAGGGTTGCAGGTTAATGCCGTTATTCATTTATAAGGCATATGATAATTCGGGTGCAAAAGTTGATGGCCAAATAGAAGCAGCAGATCAATCAAATGCAATTCAATTATTAAAAAAGCAACACTTATTAGCCTATGAAATAAAAGCCTTTGATGACTCAGGGGTTGGATTGTTTGCTTTTCAGCAAAAAATTAATCTAGCTGATTTAGAGTTCCTAACTTCTGAGTTGAGTCTCTTACTGGAGTCTGGGGTAAGAATCGACCGTGGTTTAGATATTATTCGTAAAACTAAAGCTAAACCAGCGCTTGCGAAAATGTTGTCAGAAATCAGTCATGCCATAAAAAAAGGAGCTAGCTTATCAGCTGCTTGTCGTGCTCATCCCGATGTGTTTGATGGCCTGTATTGTAATCTTATTGAATTAGGTGAAGCATCTGGGAATTTAAGTGAAATTTTTGCTGGCTTGGCTAAAGACCTAAAATTTAAAAGGGAACTGCAGAGAAAAATAATAGGCTCCTTAACTTATCCCTTGGTTATTTTAAGTGTCTGCTTATTAAGTATATTTTTTATTTTTAATTTTATAATCCCAAAAATGGCTGATATGTTCAGTGATGCTGAATTGCTACCTTGGTACACTCAAGCCATGTTGTCGATTAGTGCTTGGATGACTGAATATCAGGGGTTACTCATTTTGGCAATGATAGCGCTTGTTGTATTTTCTATTTGGCTCTCAAAACAAAGTGGTTTTCAAAAGTGGTGGCAGCGCATTGCATTAACACTTCCTGTCGTGGCCAAAGCAATTATTACTGTTGAGCGAATCCGTTTTAATAGTGGTTTGAGTTTAATGGTGAAGGCTGGGGTACCTATTGATCAAGCGTTAGAGCTATCAGCAGGCAATATAAAAAATCAATATTTAAATAGAGAAATGCAAATTGCTCGACAAAAAGTAAAAAGAGGTAATTTATTAACACCGGCATTACAGCAAACCTCTTTATATCCTGCATTTTATATTTCCTTGTTAGAAGTAGGTGAAGAATCAGGGAATCTTGAGCGTGTGTTTGATGAGATAGCTAATCGTTCACGACAAGATTTTGAGACTTGGACGGATAATATGACCACATTAATTGAACCTTTAATGATTTTATTCATGGGAGGTTTCGTTGGTGGGGTGGTGGTAATGATGCTAATGAGCATGGTGTCGATTAATGATATTGGACTCTAAGCGAACTAAATACAAACAAGTCTCTGTAATGACAAAGTGCACTCCTATGTATGGGTTCACATTGCTTGAGCTCGTTGTAGTATTGAGTTTGGTTGGGTTGTTGTTAACCGTGGTAGCCCCAGTATCGATCAGTACATTAGAAAAATCAGAAGCAAAAACTGAGTTGTTATCAGCTAAAAAGTGGTTGAAACAACTGTCTTACCAAGCGTATATTTCTTCAAATACTGTCATTTTGAAACTAAATGACAATCAGGTTAAGGTTTTTTCGGCGAATAATTTAACCACTCCTATCCAAATTAAAGAGTTTTTGTCTTTGAGTTTTCCACAGCAAACGATATTCATTAACTCTAAAGGTGTCGCTCAACCAACGATACTAGAAGGGCGCTATCGGTCACAAATTTGGCAGCTAAGCTTAACAGAGCAGATAGCGAATGAATAAACATCGCGCTTTTACTCTTGTTGAGTTGCTTGTGGCCAGTCTTATCTTGTTTTCCGTCATCACTACGGTTTCATTGATTTATCGCGGCGCCTTTATTGCGAGTGAAAAAGCAAATAATCACATGGATATAGTAGGGGTTTTACCTGCGTTACTGAGTGAAATTCAGTACCACATTCGAGCACTGCCTTTTGAGCTAAGTCATACCGAAGCTTCAGGGCAAGTGTGGCAGGTTCATTATGAATGGAAAGCGAAAGTTATTGAAACTAAAAGTGTCATCGATAACGTATCAAGCCTTGAGTTTGGTGAAAGTAATGCAGTAAAAAAAGAGTTTAAGTTATGGCAAGTTGAACTTGAGCTTAGTCAAGGGCGCATCGTTCGTGAGTATTTATTCTCTGAAGTGAGCTGGTTAGATGAATAATAAAGGTTTTACCCTGATAGAGTTATTAATTAGTATTACCTTGTTATCTTTACTTATGTTTACAGGTAACTACGTTTATAGTCAGTTAGCTTCACGGTGGGACAAAGAGTTAGGTCAGTTTGACAAAACAGCACAGCGTGCTCAGTCTTTAAATTGGCTGCAACACGCGTTACAAGGCGTCGAGCCTTATATTGTTCGAAATAAGCAGAAAAAACCTGTTTTTCTCTTTATCGGCGCAAATACGAGTTTGTTAGCCAGTACTAAAAGAGGCATTATTTCAGATAAATACCCTGAATTTTTTCGTATTAGCGCTCTAGAAAATGAAAATAGAAAGTTTGATTTGGTTTACCAAGCAATAAGCACTAAGGACTTATTGTTACTCACCAGTGATCAAGAAATCGAATTCTCTCATCGCTTAACTTTATTGACAGACTTAGATGAAGTGAGATTTAGCTATTTTGGTTGGGCGGATCTGGCGGCTAAAACCAGTTTGGATCCTGCAATTAAACCTGCTTGGTTTTCTCGTTATTCTGGCATTGATAACCTAATTACACCTGAAAAAATTAAGTTAACTTTAGTAAAAAATGGTCAAGAGCTTAACTTATTTTCAATCTTAGACATAAATGCAAATGATTGGTACAAACATTATATTGAGGTTGGATTTTGACTATTATCCAGTCTAGAGGCATCGCGTTGGTGCAAGTGTTGATTATTACAGCTGTGTTGTCTGTACTGGCGTTGTATTTTAGTCAAACAGCGCGTTTGCAGATATATCAAGCGCGCTCCGCAGTTGAGCACGCCCAAGCAATCATCAATTTACATGATACAGAAGCCAAGCTGTTATTTGCATTGTTAACTGAAGATAAAAACCCAAATTTAGAAGCGCAACAGAAAATAAATCACCCTTTTATGATGTGGAATTTTT contains:
- a CDS encoding prepilin-type N-terminal cleavage/methylation domain-containing protein, yielding MNNKGFTLIELLISITLLSLLMFTGNYVYSQLASRWDKELGQFDKTAQRAQSLNWLQHALQGVEPYIVRNKQKKPVFLFIGANTSLLASTKRGIISDKYPEFFRISALENENRKFDLVYQAISTKDLLLLTSDQEIEFSHRLTLLTDLDEVRFSYFGWADLAAKTSLDPAIKPAWFSRYSGIDNLITPEKIKLTLVKNGQELNLFSILDINANDWYKHYIEVGF
- a CDS encoding prepilin-type N-terminal cleavage/methylation domain-containing protein; protein product: MYGFTLLELVVVLSLVGLLLTVVAPVSISTLEKSEAKTELLSAKKWLKQLSYQAYISSNTVILKLNDNQVKVFSANNLTTPIQIKEFLSLSFPQQTIFINSKGVAQPTILEGRYRSQIWQLSLTEQIANE
- the gspG gene encoding type II secretion system major pseudopilin GspG — protein: MKNKQSCRQSGFTMMELLIVIVILGLLMSLVAPKFFSKLSSSERKIAAAQMAAFETAIDTYRLDLGKYPTELSQLRKSDEPRWDGPYLPKDIPLDPWGNPYIYKVPGTDNNPYELKSYGSDGKEGGADNNADIIHQ
- a CDS encoding PulJ/GspJ family protein, with the translated sequence MNKHRAFTLVELLVASLILFSVITTVSLIYRGAFIASEKANNHMDIVGVLPALLSEIQYHIRALPFELSHTEASGQVWQVHYEWKAKVIETKSVIDNVSSLEFGESNAVKKEFKLWQVELELSQGRIVREYLFSEVSWLDE
- a CDS encoding type II secretion system F family protein gives rise to the protein MPLFIYKAYDNSGAKVDGQIEAADQSNAIQLLKKQHLLAYEIKAFDDSGVGLFAFQQKINLADLEFLTSELSLLLESGVRIDRGLDIIRKTKAKPALAKMLSEISHAIKKGASLSAACRAHPDVFDGLYCNLIELGEASGNLSEIFAGLAKDLKFKRELQRKIIGSLTYPLVILSVCLLSIFFIFNFIIPKMADMFSDAELLPWYTQAMLSISAWMTEYQGLLILAMIALVVFSIWLSKQSGFQKWWQRIALTLPVVAKAIITVERIRFNSGLSLMVKAGVPIDQALELSAGNIKNQYLNREMQIARQKVKRGNLLTPALQQTSLYPAFYISLLEVGEESGNLERVFDEIANRSRQDFETWTDNMTTLIEPLMILFMGGFVGGVVVMMLMSMVSINDIGL
- a CDS encoding GspE/PulE family protein yields the protein MKIQSLLQEQFKVPPNDIERALSYQKKYGGRIEQILVNMGSLPDDQVAPLLSQYLDVPIYKQNVDFEPIELSDEDRDLFISNAWVPIRVIENGFVFVCKDPLNLQINEWLTLHNKTCELFIASESDIQFLISKYEQSDLTNLEDNFSGDEEERLKELATEAPTVNLLNSLISRALRQGASDMHLEPFQGRYRARFRIDGVLHEVESISARMQLPIVTRLKILSGMDIAEKRRPQDGKIEMKIANQELDIRVSALPLNDGESMVMRFLRKENVQYDMSVLGLSADIESMIREDIKTTAGVVLLTGPTGSGKTTTLYTFLNALNNNDVKIITLEDPVEYQLPGINQVQVKSEIGFDFSAGLRSIVRQDPDIIMLGEIRDKETAQIALQSALTGHLVFSTVHTNDAASAYTRLLDLGVEEFLLNAALVSIVAQRLARKVCTHCSQPHPDQEHLIAKYDLINFAKKFNIENIKLSKGVGCNACSHTGYKGRMAVTEYLRCDDAIKGMPKDSDFIPKAKAHNNSLNRRTLLEDGLFKAILGHTTIEEVVRVAG
- a CDS encoding SLBB domain-containing protein; the protein is MKFLSLIFSTLVLIGTINSAYAASPTPQQLEQFKKLPKSQQKVLAKQYGIDLDSLNKKSSGDEPGSGVDTQTVFPRIEELDTEEEKLDKKFKPEVEELKPFGYELFAGEPMSFTPSETAAVPDTYIVGRGDEFQINLYGKENQMYDVAVDREGRLAIPDLTPVHVAGLSFAEVKELIKTKITQEIIGVKAFVSLGKLRSMRVMVLGEAYKPGSYTVSSLSSLSHALFVAGGVSDIGSLRNIQLKRAGVTITTLDYYDLLIRGDSSNDVMLKAGDVVFVPAVGKQVTISGLVKRPAIFELKDNETAEDLIKMAGGFKAEAFPQKTLVERYTGNSFKTVLTLDFSQKPVDYYPQDGDAIKIQASSKELENAVTLMGAVAHPGNYAWQKGDRVSSLISSLKTDVLPIADFDYSLIVREKNINGEIEVLQFSLLEANKDPSFDIELQPRDVIVVLSRFEEKVDEKRVLSNMAYTEDQIALQEKVELWQQYENRKFQEYIGIYIEEKELKEKDVDSLTQLLKGEKEELKEDEYSLFSRQLLLKPILLKLQQQASSGNEAQLIAVNGKVRFPGVYPLVKNAHVADAISAAGGLLESAFLDRAEITRLSQNSVNKVQHIDFSIESALNNKSDNQYRLQSKDSLNVFSVPNWQEEVSVQLIGEVRFPGTYSIKRGETLDSVLNRAGGFTEFSAPEGAIFTRESIRLKERAQLKKLSEDLRREIASRSFQNSVTDSSLSYDDTNKLLEDLSEVEALGRLVIDINEIYNGSQSLELENGDALYVPAVQNTINVIGEVNLATSHLYNKEMTLESYIAASGGFKQRADEERVYIIKANGSVQMPNEGRWFSVSSNYTLAAGDTIVVPLDAEHMDSLTLWSTVTSIIYNLGTAAASLSVLIK
- the wecA gene encoding UDP-N-acetylglucosamine--undecaprenyl-phosphate N-acetylglucosaminephosphotransferase, with protein sequence MFTETLTVFFAFLASYIAIITIKPLAIKVGLVDEPCSRKKHIGSIPLIGGVSIFASVLISVLIFFPLDKPLVSYLVCAGAIVMLGVIDDYRQLGVKIRLCIQTLVALVMMWGSDIYIHNLGDLFATGDIDLAWIGIPFTIISVIAAINAFNMIDGIDGLAGSLSISTLVSVFLLMLFSGSFSITSLPLIIIATIVPYLAFNLGVKGHRNKKIFMGDAGSMFIGLSVVWFLMVCTQGESIAFRPVTALWIIAIPLMDMMAIIIRRLRKGQSPFMADRDHLHHVFMRIGFSPRRALSVIIMFSMVMSGIGILGELLLIPDIIMLSFFVLVFIAYSACIQHCWRVARFLRRYKK